In Aspergillus nidulans FGSC A4 chromosome II, the genomic stretch CGGCTGAGCTGTCAGCACCAAACCGTTACTGGTAAAGACTGACAATATTCAAAGGTAAGGAAGATTTACATTTTGTATACAACTAGAGTGTAGGAAAGACGTTTGACAATGAAGTCATTTGTAATTACAGCAAAATATAACAGCAGATTAGGGAGAATGAGTATAATATAGCCTCAACATACATATAGCTTTAGAGTTTTAGGCTACATCTGATTGGTTAAAATATACAACCAGGGCAGCTTTCCGAGGTTCGTCTACGACCATACCAGAAACCTTCCAATTTATAATTACAAAAATGAAATATAGATCGTTCATCTCAATATGTGATAAGCGGTACATGGATATACAGAGCCCGATTCAGAGAAATACAATAGATACTGGACCATCATAAAAAAAAGCCACCAAACGGTGCTATTCAATAAGACATTATATAAAAAGTCATATAGAAAGCGACACTGACAGACCGGATTGGTTCTAGAGACACAGTAGGTATACATGTACAGCATCAGCATtaagaagagaagggcctaTCGTTTTAGGTAGAGTAAATTTACAAAACAGCAAGCAGGGAGAGCGCGAGAGCCACAAGGGCAGGAACACCCTTGACCACATCATAGCGAGATCCCGCACCAGTGAATGTGGGAGAGGCACCACCCTGGGTACCGCTAGGTGACGAGCCCGAGCCCGAAGGAACGGGGACGTGAGCTGATGCCGACGGAATGATGTGGAATGTTGAGGAAGCGTAGGGGTACGCGGTGTGGGCACCGCTGGCACCGCCGCCAATAAGGGGCTTGCTGGTGGTCGCTGAACCAGGAGCAGCTGTGTATTCTTCACCTACATTTGCACCAGGAGCCGGGACCCCGTCACCAGCATTACCAGTGGGTGCAGGGACGACGACGACCGTGGTGGTTGAAACCTCACCCGAGCCGCTGCCGTCACTGGACGGGACCTCGCCAGTGGGCTGCGCGGAAGTAGACTCTTCCGTGGTGGTTGCGGGTGGGAGGGTTAACGTTACCGTTGTCGGGGTGGCGGCACAAACGGTACAGACTGTAACAGTTGTCGTCCAGCCTTCTGGAATATcggcggtgatggtgggCTGTGCCGGGCTGGAACCGGAACCAGAGCCAGGAACGTCGGTCGTGGGGGCAATAGCTGTAGCGGTGGCAGAGGCCGTACCAGGGCAGTATGTTGACGTAAtagtggtggtgatggtggtgaaaCCTGTCGGGCAGATGCTGGTGTACGAGGTCACGATGATTGTCGTAGTCGTGGCAGGCTCCGTAGTGGTGGGCTTGGCAGTAACGGATCCAGAGCTAGTGCTGGTGGGCTCAGAGTCAGTCGTGCTTGTCGTGGCGGTCTCATCGGACCcggcgctgctgcttggTACCCCCGGAGCGCTTGGCGTGGAGGTCACGGAGCCAGTGCTAGTGCTTGACGCAGAATTTGTCGGAATCAAAGGCTTGCTGGTCGAGGCGCTGGGTGTCTGGTTGGCACTGGAGGTTGACACGGTTGAGGTTTCCGTGTGGCCACCGCTAGTTGCGGGAACAGAGCTGGACAAAGTGGACGCGGAGGTGGTTCCGGTAGACACGGAGGAGCCCGGCGTAGGGAAAACCGTCAGGGTCTTGGTTGTCTCAGGCGAGGTCGAAGGAGAGGCAGCAGGTGTGCTGGCTGAGGGGGTCTCCGAGATGCTGGAAGACGAGTGAGTACCGATTGCAGTGGAACTTTCAGAGCAGTCCGTGCTAGTGCTAGTCGAGGACACGAATGTGCTGGAGCTCGAAGAAGTTACCGGAGGCCTAGGAGTCTCTGAGATGACTGGGGTGCTTGACGGGCTGATCGCGCTCGAGGGAACAGAAGAGCTGGTGGCAGGCACAGATGTGCTTGAGCCGGTGAGGCTAGTTTCAGGGCCAGATGATGTACTTGTAGAGATGTGAGTGCTTGTCTCGGAGACAGCACGGGTGCTCGATGCAGAAGGAGTCTCCGAAGGAGTGGAAGTGCTTGAAGAGGCTGTGGAGCTGCTTCCACCAACAGGGCTGCTTGAAGAAAGGGGCGGTGCGCTCGATGAGGTAGGAGTCTTGGTTTCTGAGGGAGTCTCAGACACTACAGGCGTCGACGTGCTGGGGAGGGAAGAGGTCTCAGATGTAGTACTGCTCTCCGATGGAGACGGCTTGGGACTGGGAGTCACGGTCTCGGTGGTGGAAGACGAAGCAGTGGAAGGTGATGGAGAGGGAGTAGGAGTAGTGGTAGACGTGGTGGACGTAGTAGACGTGGTAGGCGTAGTAGACGTAGTAGAGGTTGTAGACGTGGTAGACGTGGTAGAGGTTGCAGATGTAGTGGACGTGGTGGACGTAGTAGAAGTTGTAGTGGTACTTGGAGTAGGAGTCGGCGTAGGGGAGGTGGTTGGAGGGGGATGGTTGGGGTCAAGGTCATACAGGATCTCCCTGATCTTCTCATTATAACCGACACCATCAATCTGATTATTCCGCGCCTGCGTGGCCTCCCACAACATAACACCTCCAAATGTCTCCGGATACTTGTCCATGTACTTCTTCACCAGAGGCTTGACCTCTTCCGGGGTCAAATAATAGCCAAGGTTCGCAGCCGCCCCACTAGCGGGCAGACCAACGTAGAGCTTCGCGTTGGGGTTGGCACCCGCCTTGATAACCTCGACCCAGCTGTCGTAATTGAAACCGTTCTTAGTGCCCAGGACAAAGTCGCGAGCAGAGCAGCCAGGTGTGTTATAGAATTGGACCCAGACAAAATCGATGACGGCGTTCTTGATGGCAACACTAAGCTGCTCATCAGGGATGGAGCACTGGGGCGCGGCGGAGATGTAAAAGGTCTGATCAGGAACCTCCCCGAAGCGCCTGCGGAAACGCTTGATCATGTTGGCGTAGCCTGTAGCAGTCAGCATATAATCAACTCGGTTGCTAGGTAAGCTGCTTACCCTTGCTACCAAAGAATTCGATGTCAAAGTCGAAACCGTCAACCACAGCATTGCCAAAAGGGCGAGGCTTGTCGGCGACAGTCCAGGCGTCGGTGACTGGCCCGAAGGCACCCCAGAGAAAGTCGGCCAACTTGGTCGAGGCATCGATAGTGTCGAACCAGTACGTGGGAGTTGCACCGCCCAGGGACAGGAACACTTTCTTGCCAGCTGCCTGACATTTAGGGATATCTTCCGCGATGTTGGGGCAGTGTGAGTACAGCTGTGAAGCGATGCCATCGACCACAAAGGTATCAGCCCAACATTGATTGCCAAAATCGCTACCAGGCAGCCCAGTCAGAGGGTTCTGTTCAGGGAAGCTATTGATGAATCCGATGTTGATAATGTCGTAGGACGTCTCCGCGCAGAACTCGGCAAGACGAGGTTGGTTGACACCTTGGCCGTAGTAGACGGCAATGTTGGATTTGGCTTCTGCGTGAAAAGCAGAGGCAAGGGAAGCAAGCCCTGAGAGGGCTGAAACGAAGGTAAACAGTTTAGGGGCCATTGTCTGAATGAAGGACTGCTGGCTTAAAGCCAGTGGATGGCAAACTTGACAACGAAAGGACGCAGACGAACGTCTGCTTCTAGGGCCTTACACGAATGAAAGAAAGGCTGGCAAGAGGATTCACATTACTCGGGGAGGCAATGGGTGATATATGGTTGCTACTAATCTCACGGGAAATTGCACAATCAGGCCCGTTAAAGCCTCATAGTCATTGGCCTGGCGAGTGGCACCTATGGACCAATGTTGAGGAGCCATGATATTAGGGAAGTGTGATAATATGCTTAGCGCCTacctggaagatgaaagtCCGTGGACGACCCGTCCGGTCAGGGTTCGAGTCACCAGGAGGCTCGAGGAGGCCAAGATGGGGCCACGAGCATTGAACCAGCAACTATCAGCAACTATCCGGGTAAAATCCAGCACAGTGGCCGACTCCGTGGGTTCCTGAGTCTTTAGTGGCCGTAAAGGCGTAAATACAATGCGAGGAGCCTTGGTTTCTCCATCAGTAGAAGTGGAGCAGCATAATTGGAGTCTCGACAGTCGGACACTGCCCGAGCGAGCGTAGAGCCGCAAAAAGATCCTCTGTACGTCGAGTCGAATCATCCATCTTCTGTTCTGTCGGGATCCATAAACGTTAGCGAGTCGCAGCAAAGCATTCAGATGATTTAACCTTGGAGGATTTGACATTGTGAGTTGGTTGCAGGCCTTGATGACGCCTATTCTATCATCGGTGTAATTGTGAAGCCCAGATTTGCCACGGACAGGTCCGACCAGTATCCACGCGCAGGATTGATTGAACAAGGATGGTCAGAAAATATGGCTCGCTAAATTTAGCTCAAGTAGAGAGTGGGGGAGTggaagaaaataataaagaaGTGTGAAGGCGGAATCAGGAAGGAGAGAGGCCAGGGAATCAGGGACTGCACGGGGATCCGTAAAGGGACAAGCGCCAGAGGGCGCTCCAGGAACACCAATGATGTGGCCGGGCCCCCCCAAGCTTGGCCTCGGTCAGGTTCCTACTCACTCTCGAGAGGTTGACGCGATCAACAAACGTCAGATCCAGCGACGAACATCGGTTTGAACCCGGATCAGCAGATCGGCGGTCTATAGACCATATCTCTGTGTGTCAATCTATTATGGTCTAATCTCTTATAGTATATATTGAAGTATCACATAAAGGCCGTCAACGATTTGGAGCAGCCGAAGTGATTTCCAACTTTCGACTTTTCAATTCAACTCTCGAGGACAGTGCGGAGGCGAGGTTGCATCTAGCTTGGGTATAACACTACTCGGGTGGTTTGACCCCATATGAGTCTGTGACTCCATCAGTCTCCGTTGTCCAGCTCGCTAACTCGAGGGTCCTCCGTTAGCGCCTGGCTTGGCTTCTTGATACAATCGCCCTCCCACAACGGGCCGCTGTTATCATTGGACCTTGAGCCCAGAGACCCCATTCAAGTTAAATTGGCCCTGAGCCTCATTGGGCTCATATGCCCGCTAACGTAGGCAACCTGTGCGAGTGCCTAATTCGACGGGTTCGACCGAAGTTTTCGACCCTTCAAAAGTCCTGTTGGTTTCTCGCCCTGACTCGGAGGCTGAGCCTCAGCCCATCATGCCCTGACATCTGATTTGCTCGGGTTTAGCGTACCCCGGTGGGGCAATAAGGGACCGGAAGAGGGTGCCGTTTATGTCGTTTTAGCCCTGTAAATCCAGGCGACTTCGGACAGCACCAGGCAACAAGTGCTTGCGGATACCAAGTTATGCTCCAGGCTAAGGGAGGAAGGCCCTCGTTCTTTCCCTGATTTCATTTCCCTGATCTTTTATCCACTGTACTCCATAGAGTCGACGGACTCAACCAGCAGTGATAGCGCTGATGCAGGTTCCAGCACCCGGCTATGGGTCAGTTGGCAGTGGTGAGACGAAGCGGTCATGATAATAACCAAGTGGCCTGAACTTCCAATCACTTGGCCGGATTCCTAGTCCTGGTCACCTCGCACGTACAGCGGTCGAACTAGGATGACAGAATTTCGAAAGTGGAAGGTAGTTAACATGTGCAAGAGCACATACGGTGTGCTGCCAACATTCTCGAACTTGATAATGCTGGAAGTCATGCATACATAATATGCACAGCGAGAGTTGAAAGCGTGGTCTTACTGCGATAAGCAGTCCAAGGTCCCAACACTTCCGCCTATCGTATTCTCACAATAGAGAATCATAATGCCCTTGGGAGGCCTATTGACGTTTGCAGGGTGCGCAGAGAGAGCTAATCAGCAAATCAAGAATGATACATGGATGTGCAGTGGAGAGAGCAACCCCGATCAAAATGACCAAGATGTCATGGTTGCCTGGACTGGCTCTGAGCAGAACGCTTTCCGGGTTTCCTCGAGCTGAGGAGAAAGCTACCTGTtttgttgatgaggtccTCCGGCCTAAGTTCTAGTGGAATTGCTTTGCTGTGACTCTCATATACTGTATTATCTTCCCAGATATAACGTATTTCCTGATGTTGCTTTGCATGACTTCTTGAAGTCT encodes the following:
- the chiA1 gene encoding protein chiA (transcript_id=CADANIAT00004295), with protein sequence MAPKLFTFVSALSGLASLASAFHAEAKSNIAVYYGQGVNQPRLAEFCAETSYDIINIGFINSFPEQNPLTGLPGSDFGNQCWADTFVVDGIASQLYSHCPNIAEDIPKCQAAGKKVFLSLGGATPTYWFDTIDASTKLADFLWGAFGPVTDAWTVADKPRPFGNAVVDGFDFDIEFFGSKGYANMIKRFRRRFGEVPDQTFYISAAPQCSIPDEQLSVAIKNAVIDFVWVQFYNTPGCSARDFVLGTKNGFNYDSWVEVIKAGANPNAKLYVGLPASGAAANLGYYLTPEEVKPLVKKYMDKYPETFGGVMLWEATQARNNQIDGVGYNEKIREILYDLDPNHPPPTTSPTPTPTPSTTTTSTTSTTSTTSATSTTSTTSTTSTTSTTPTTSTTSTTSTTTPTPSPSPSTASSSTTETVTPSPKPSPSESSTTSETSSLPSTSTPVVSETPSETKTPTSSSAPPLSSSSPVGGSSSTASSSTSTPSETPSASSTRAVSETSTHISTSTSSGPETSLTGSSTSVPATSSSVPSSAISPSSTPVISETPRPPVTSSSSSTFVSSTSTSTDCSESSTAIGTHSSSSISETPSASTPAASPSTSPETTKTLTVFPTPGSSVSTGTTSASTLSSSVPATSGGHTETSTVSTSSANQTPSASTSKPLIPTNSASSTSTGSVTSTPSAPGVPSSSAGSDETATTSTTDSEPTSTSSGSVTAKPTTTEPATTTTIIVTSYTSICPTGFTTITTTITSTYCPGTASATATAIAPTTDVPGSGSGSSPAQPTITADIPEGWTTTVTVCTVCAATPTTVTLTLPPATTTEESTSAQPTGEVPSSDGSGSGEVSTTTVVVVPAPTGNAGDGVPAPGANVGEEYTAAPGSATTSKPLIGGGASGAHTAYPYASSTFHIIPSASAHVPVPSGSGSSPSGTQGGASPTFTGAGSRYDVVKGVPALVALALSLLAVL